tctttttatgtattaatcaaaatcaaaactaaagaacatcataacaataaaacatgttcaaaaacacttttaaacatGTAAAACAAGCTAGATATGTGTCTTTTAGACATCACTCACTAGGTTAGTGAAGGATTATACATTCCCAAGACTCAGAATAGTTACTGTCTTTCTTGCTTCGAAAACCCAATCTTTTGCTCAAACTTTGACTTATCCTTTTAGCTCTTAAATGCCAAGCAATAAACTTGATTATGAATGAACTCCAAGAATaagcttttttctctttttttccttgccACCTTTTTTTACTTCCtgccttgatttttcaagggTTATGTATATAGGTTTCAACTTAGgatttttatggatttaatcaAAGATTGATCCTCATTCATCAAAGCTTGGCTCTTTTATCAAAATGAGAGAGTTTTATGTATGTTTTACAGCTATGAGTTATATACATATGTTAGATTTGCAATGGTAGTTTTGCAACAAACTtaatttcaaagatttcagtGGTTTTTCCAAACTTGGAGACCAATGAGCTTGTTTTCTAGCCTTTAGATCTTGAGAGAAACATGTCCAATCTTTGATAAGAACCCACTAAGGAGGCTTGCAGTGtgaatacatgaaaaaaataatggtctTGCAAAATGAGAATCACAACCATCGATGATTGAGTTATCCACTTTTGAGACTTTATCGGAGCAACTCCGACGTCATTGTCATTGAAGAACACCTGAAGTTGATAGAGGGCACACCTTTCATTTCAATCGAACCTTGCTTGATTTGAAGGTCTATAGCTTCACATCCATTCGCTTGAAAGTGCCAACCCAATCAACCAAGAATCTAAAAATATAGTGATGACTGATCGGGGACAAGATATTGTTGagttaattgaagaaaataggATGTAAATGTTTGATGAGAATAACTGATCTTTGTAAAAGGTATGTTTCTCAATTGACTGGTGGTGGTTACAACTTCAAAGGTGGTCGAAAACGTCATATTCATTAATTGCTTTTAATGAAAGTGCTTACTCGATCAACCAAAGCTgccaaagaaaaagataaacagTGGTCGAACAACACGTCATTTAGGTTacaacttcaatttcttttttcttttgatttagttcttcttttcttaattgcaattgttttatttatattgactgtttctaattggattttattttttatttcgtccctaattgtttgattttgttagttcttttttttatcaaatttggttctcattcttttaattttttttttttggttttcaatcaatttcttgatttatttgtttttctttaattccatccttgatcatttcttttcattgaatttttatgtcaagtttggtgctaattcttttaatttttattcttttaattattattttttcaattccattcctaaaaatttaatttcatttaaattttccctTAGCATTTAATTTCAATTGGTTTTGTGTTGAATTTAGTTCTAATtctttaattgatatttgttttgtttttcattaactttttttctcttaatttcatccctcaatatttgtttggttaagaatctaactttttctttttcaagtttgCCTTTAATAGGGTCATCCTAAACTCATGACCCGGGTCATAGATATAAAAGATTAGCCCGGGTcaactttcatctttttttaaagcatgtttttgcaaatattttttttgttggtatttttttgctttggtaTTTACTATGTCATCCCAATTTCATATCCTAAGtcatatatttaatttgttcaCCCGGGTTAGCTGTCGGGTTCACTcgagacctttttttttaatctttttttatgtgtttccaTCATATTGCCATGTgtccattttttatatttttctgatGTGTTCGgtctttcataatattttttatgttgtgggtttattcaatcattttcgtttgtatttatcgTTTAAACCATGAGTTTTTTATGATGGATTTAGCTTTTAttgattcaaataaatttttttggtaaacATAATCAGGTAAATATCTCATCTTTACAGTTTGTTTCTTggttattgttaataattttttatttacataaatggttataaatttatttatagttaGATAATTGCATAGGTTTTTCAAATGACACTTTTactttttcacttaaaaaaacacattggaGCAACTTCTATacccagtattttttttttaaaaaatataacttgcatatcaaataaatgattttattttttcccttttttctcttttttctctttacattttttttttggaaaaatattatttttttatgctttacaCGTGGCctatttttaccattttttattattcttttgtaatttgttttttaatgttttttttttctttacactttttgtttttggaaactTATTCTACACAAACTAAGGAAATGGTGTTTCACTGTAGCAATTGCAATATTGTTCTATTTTTTGGCTATGTTAAAAATTAGCTTAAGatcttacatatttttattaatgcatataatttttattatattttattatatgtaagagTCGACTTTGTGATGcatggttatattttttacttgatgtaAGAGAACACGTTAATAATACTTACACATTAATTCTTTTgtgttggaaaaaataaattcaatctaTAGCTAGACGAGCGAATAAACacattaatatcttgttttttatatttattgacaaAAATAGTTCTCATAGATGTTCtgatttataattagattttttttaaaaaataaatttaaaaagcttatatatttattttttacatttggcTAAAAACATTTATCCCATCTGCCGTGAATCGCAATTCGCATAACTAGTCTTACCTAATTGCCAAATACACACTTAGTCATCCTCGGCAAGCAGTAGCATTGTAGCATGAACCAATTATAAAACTAGATGGGCCAATTTATGTGTTGggcttttgatttttgctcTCTCTGTTGTATGTAGGTTTTGAATTGCAGAGTGCCAGCAAGCGAGCGCTGCGAGCGTCTTATTTTGGTGAGAGTGAGGCTACAAATTGGTGGTGGGTCAATGGGTACTAGAGAGGTATACGAGCAGAAATTAAGAACCGGAAATCTCTATCACGATCCTACTATCAAACCTGGACTCGGTTCCCCTCGCTGCCCTCGCTGTCTTTCTCTCTTAAACCCTATTTCTGTACCTACTCATCTTCAATCTCTGTCTCCTTTTCCCCTTCTTCTTTCAATGAtgtaaaaaaatgttaacaacCTGCTGATTTGcaacttttttcctttttcggTGCAGGCAAAGGGAGAATGGACCATTACCTCTATTTTACATGACGCAACCGCTgtggtcagttttttttttttgaatttctgttTCAtccaattttcaattttttgctCGATTTCTGTTTAATTAAACTCCATTTTTAGTTGTTTTCATGAtcgtttaattttcttttctgttttttacttTTCGAGATAAGTTGAGTTTGAGGATTTTAAATAGGAAAACTTCGAATCCTTATTGTATTTTCGAGAACTATTATagttgatgatttaattaaaaatttttttttcgtcATTGAATTGAATAGGCTGGTTCGGGTATTGGTGGAATGCTCAGTGCAGTTCATGGTTTCAATACCGGTAACAATTAAAAATCCCTCGTCTTGGTGAATTTTGCTGTTGTTTTCGCATAGTGTTTGTGTTAAGTACACTTTTTATTTCAGGGATTCCATTCCTTCAAAATCGATTGAAGGGACCAAAGTGGCTTCCTTTCCTAGTCGGGGTACATCTATTATCCTTATTTGGCTCTGCTTTTTGAATCTCTTGACTAACTTATGCCTTCCACTTGTTTTTGGCAAATATCAATGAATCATGACACGCTTACTCAGTTTGTTAATGCGTTGTTTACTTACAGCTTCCTCCACTGCTTGCTGTTTCGGCTGCCAGTGCTGCATTTGGAGGTAGGCGTAACCTCTGTTACTGTGATTGATTTATTGCAACATTTTTTCTCAGCATGAAATGGATAAGTGGGTTGTCTTGAttctacaattttattttattatttttttttttatggggggGCCTGCTTGAGGTTATACGCTGAACTAAGACTCCAATGCCCAGTTTGGTAGTGACTTATAGAAGTCACATTCCTATAACCATTTTCTGAAAATGGAAATGAGTTCAGGAACTTCAACATTTTTCTGTTGCCATATTACCCTCTACATActatttcatgaaaataaaatatttttcttttcctccatATACTAATTCTGAGTTGCCCCTCAAGTGCTTGATACTGCGATGGGCAATAACAGCTATATCAATCAAAGGATCAGTTAGTCCCAATGAACCaaacaattcaaataatttCAGTTTCAAAAAAGATAAGTAAAGACAAAAATTGCGAACATTTAGGTGTCAAGTAAATGCTACTGGTTTATTGTAATTCAAGCTAAAGAGTTTAATGATCTATATGATCTGATCGATTGTGTAAGGCATGCTGTAGCAATGGTACCAGGGAAAATATAGAGAAATGTTTCACACAGCTCATGAAAGTACGAGCTTGAAGAGTTTCAATGCAATCCAATTAGTTGCTGGCTTATGGATCATAGGAGGTTGGCTTGAGAGCCCAAATGGGGCCAAAACCTTGGCTTCTTGCTGCAATAGCATGTCACTTGATGAGAAATGAGAGGACTAGGCTGGTGTGCCTCTATCAATCTTGTGGAAGTTTCATCATCTGAGGCAGTAACAGGTAGCACTAGCATGGTGAAATAAGAAACTTAAGAGGGTAATTGTCCTATTTGAGCCGAATGAGTTTCCACCTTCCTCACAGTTGTGGGATCCCTAAAGGTTAGCTTCTTGGATTTGGACAAGTACGAGAGGAAGTTCCTTACAGGTTTGGGTCAAAGGTATGTGACAGGGTTAGTGAAGCACTTATAGTCCGTACTAGGTTCCTTGACAGGTACTAGACTGCCTTGGTGCTTAGTCTTCTAACTGGCTGCTACTAGGTCCTCTCAGAGCATTTTTTTAAGGGTATATTGTACCATGTATCTTATTAATACAAATAAGGAATGTTATTCAATTTCTCGTATGTTGGACGATTTCTTTCCATGTCTTGTTGACTAGAACATGCGGATTTATGGGAGTGTTAAAACTCAgcattagtgtttttttttttttttaaaaaaaatgtataatggCATGATTGATAAAACAAACGTCTTATACTAAAGCACTTCATCATCTTGACCGTGTATTTTCGTTTGCTGATTTGCTTTCTTGAGTTAGATTTACATGTATTCTTATCTTTTCTACAATTTACATATATTGAATTGCgtgtttaattataaatttgtagGTTATGTGCTTCCAAAGTTTGCTCAACTTACTGTGACATCCTATTATGCTTCCTCAAGTGCCTCTCATTATGGGATTTCACTCCTCACCCGACATATTGAAGAGTCCTATACTTCCCGAGCTCAGCAAGAAAAGCTCAGATGATGTCTTGCAGGTGCATGTGCAACAGAATTTACTTTCCTCAATTTTGTAAGCAGGTTCAATTGTGTGCATGAATGCATGAATTTGTAGATGCTGTAATTTATGACTCTTACATTTCTGcattttttagtattaaatttGTCATGCTAAAATCAATTCATGAGCGATAAATGTTGTTTCAAGATGCTTTTGGGGTGCTCTTCCAACCATCTTGATTGTAAAGGTATTGATAACTAATTCGCTTTCTTTGGATGGCAGATGTTATCAACATGGACGACTGTCATATAATGGTATAAGTTGTCAAATATAGGGATAACAACTGTTACTTTACAAGCTACATTATATTAATGTACTAAAAGAGTTTGTTCTTTTGAAAAGTGCAGATGACCGTTTGGGCATCCTTATAATTTCTCCGTGACCTACATTGGTCATTTTtacagtttatatatatatatatatatatatattggtcatcaagctttattttttattttttataatttcatccttataagttatattatcatggttttatgtgatgagattttttttccgCTTGTCATGCTCATATATTTGAAGTATCAAAGAACATTCTGGAGTTAAATTAAAGATTGATCATTGATGTGATGAACTAGAATTTTaggttatagtttaaaaaaatttaaaataatagagatgaCATTTAACACGAGAAAAACTGCAATTTTGTTTCAGTTTCAACTACGCAATTGTCCTGTATCAGGTTAAATTTTtgccaacataaaaaaaaagggataaagaACTAAGAAACGAGcatctttatttaattaattaaaaaaataaaattcgttTAGAAAAAGTtagaatcttgaaaaaaaaatccaagataaTCCTTGTACTTTCAAACccatataaaaatcatatggaaagaataaaaataaaaaataaaatgttattggatggaaaaaaaactaagtataAGTGAACCTA
The Populus nigra chromosome 3, ddPopNigr1.1, whole genome shotgun sequence genome window above contains:
- the LOC133688875 gene encoding uncharacterized protein LOC133688875; translated protein: MGTREVYEQKLRTGNLYHDPTIKPGLGSPRCPRCLSLLNPISAKGEWTITSILHDATAVAGSGIGGMLSAVHGFNTGIPFLQNRLKGPKWLPFLVGLPPLLAVSAASAAFGGYVLPKFAQLTVTSYYASSSASHYGISLLTRHIEESYTSRAQQEKLR